A genomic region of Zea mays cultivar B73 chromosome 6, Zm-B73-REFERENCE-NAM-5.0, whole genome shotgun sequence contains the following coding sequences:
- the LOC100192541 gene encoding beta-1,6-galactosyltransferase GALT31A isoform X3, with protein sequence MALDKTISDIEMRLAAARAAQAMSQGMSPGDSDSEGDQGTARRRMSFVMGVFTTLANRKRRDSIRQTWMPQGDQLRRLEDKGVVIRFVVGRSANPNLENEVDHAIDMEDEEYSDILRINHVEGYGGLPMKVQMFLSTALTMWDADFYVKADDNVHVNIGITRSILARHRMKPRVYIGCMKSGPVVAKNDSKYYEPDHWKFGTEGNNYFRHATRQLYAVTRDLATYISANRHILHKYSNEDVSFGSWLIGLEVEHVDERSLCCGTPPDCEWKGQAGNPCAASFDWNCTGICNPVERMTEVHRRCWEGLGAEGHAQSLTFDSQ encoded by the exons AT GGCGTTGGACAAGACGATATCCGACATCGAGATGCGCCTGGCTGCGGCTAGAGCCGCCCAGGCGATGAGCCAGGGCATGTCACCGGGCGACTCGGACTCGGAGGGCGACCAGGGAACCGCGCGGCGTAGGATGTCTTTTGTCATGGGCGTTTTCACCACTCTTGCTAACCGGAAGCGGAGAGATTCAATAAGGCAGACGTGGATGCCACAGG GTGATCAGTTGCGAAGATTGGAAGACAAGGGCGTTGTTATCCGTTTTGTTGTTGGACGCAG TGCAAATCCAAACCTGGAAAATGAGGTCGACCATGCAATTGATATGGAGGATGAAGAATACAGTGATATCTTGAGAATT AATCATGTGGAAGGCTATGGAGGGCTCCCTATGAAGGTTCAGATGTTCCTTTCGACTGCTCTTACAATGTGGGACGCTGATTTCTATGTAAAAGCCGACGATAATGTCCATGTCAACATTG GTATCACCAGATCGATTTTGGCGCGACACAGGATGAAACCTCGGGTGTACATTGGCTGCATGAAATCTGGACCTGTTGTTGCTAAGAA TGACTCCAAGTATTATGAGCCAGACCATTGGAAGTTTGGGACTGAGGGTAACAACTACTTTAGGCATGCAACACGTCAGTTGTATGCTGTAACCAGGGATTTAGCAACTTACATATCAGCAAACCG GCATATCCTGCACAAGTATTCAAATGAAGATGTATCATTTGGCTCTTGGTTGATCGGGTTGGAAGTTGAGCATGTTGATGAGAGAAGCCTTTGCTGTGGTACTCCCCCAG ACTGCGAATGGAAAGGGCAGGCCGGGAACCCATGTGCGGCGTCCTTCGACTGGAACTGCACTGGCATCTGCAATCCGGTGGAGAGGATGACAGAGGTACACCGACGATGTTGGGAAGGCCTTGGAGCCGAAGGGCACGCACAGTCTTTGACTTTTGACAGCCAATAG
- the LOC100192541 gene encoding Beta-1,6-galactosyltransferase GALT31A isoform 2 (isoform 2 is encoded by transcript variant 2) has product MALDKTISDIEMRLAAARAAQAMSQGMSPGDSDSEGDQGTARRRMSFVMGVFTTLANRKRRDSIRQTWMPQGDQLRRLEDKGVVIRFVVGRSANPNLENEVDHAIDMEDEEYSDILRINHVEGYGGLPMKVQMFLSTALTMWDADFYVKADDNVHVNIGITRSILARHRMKPRVYIGCMKSGPVVAKNDSKYYEPDHWKFGTEGNNYFRHATRQLYAVTRDLATYISANRHILHKYSNEDVSFGSWLIGLEVEHVDERSLCCGTPPVYSLLTL; this is encoded by the exons AT GGCGTTGGACAAGACGATATCCGACATCGAGATGCGCCTGGCTGCGGCTAGAGCCGCCCAGGCGATGAGCCAGGGCATGTCACCGGGCGACTCGGACTCGGAGGGCGACCAGGGAACCGCGCGGCGTAGGATGTCTTTTGTCATGGGCGTTTTCACCACTCTTGCTAACCGGAAGCGGAGAGATTCAATAAGGCAGACGTGGATGCCACAGG GTGATCAGTTGCGAAGATTGGAAGACAAGGGCGTTGTTATCCGTTTTGTTGTTGGACGCAG TGCAAATCCAAACCTGGAAAATGAGGTCGACCATGCAATTGATATGGAGGATGAAGAATACAGTGATATCTTGAGAATT AATCATGTGGAAGGCTATGGAGGGCTCCCTATGAAGGTTCAGATGTTCCTTTCGACTGCTCTTACAATGTGGGACGCTGATTTCTATGTAAAAGCCGACGATAATGTCCATGTCAACATTG GTATCACCAGATCGATTTTGGCGCGACACAGGATGAAACCTCGGGTGTACATTGGCTGCATGAAATCTGGACCTGTTGTTGCTAAGAA TGACTCCAAGTATTATGAGCCAGACCATTGGAAGTTTGGGACTGAGGGTAACAACTACTTTAGGCATGCAACACGTCAGTTGTATGCTGTAACCAGGGATTTAGCAACTTACATATCAGCAAACCG GCATATCCTGCACAAGTATTCAAATGAAGATGTATCATTTGGCTCTTGGTTGATCGGGTTGGAAGTTGAGCATGTTGATGAGAGAAGCCTTTGCTGTGGTACTCCCCCAG TGTACTCCTTGTTGACCTTGTGA
- the LOC100192541 gene encoding beta-1,6-galactosyltransferase GALT31A isoform X1, translating to MMAAAALRPHKSSPARVPTRCVAALCAACFLVGVGVVNRYWPVPEPHPGCPDKAGPDHSRAVLNQASQTREVVMALDKTISDIEMRLAAARAAQAMSQGMSPGDSDSEGDQGTARRRMSFVMGVFTTLANRKRRDSIRQTWMPQGDQLRRLEDKGVVIRFVVGRSANPNLENEVDHAIDMEDEEYSDILRINHVEGYGGLPMKVQMFLSTALTMWDADFYVKADDNVHVNIGMQRWDPFAFDQPSIVLVHHTVIWGALFNTGITRSILARHRMKPRVYIGCMKSGPVVAKNDSKYYEPDHWKFGTEGNNYFRHATRQLYAVTRDLATYISANRHILHKYSNEDVSFGSWLIGLEVEHVDERSLCCGTPPDCEWKGQAGNPCAASFDWNCTGICNPVERMTEVHRRCWEGLGAEGHAQSLTFDSQ from the exons ATGATGGCCGCGGCGGCGCTGAGGCCGCACAAGTCTTCGCCGGCGCGGGTGCCCACGCGGTGCGTGGCCGCGCTCTGCGCCGCCTGCTTCCtcgtcggcgtcggcgtcgtcAACAG GTACTGGCCTGTTCCTGAGCCTCATCCCGGTTGCCCAGACAAG GCTGGCCCTGACCACTCGAGGGCCGTGTTGAACCAAGCGTCACAGACTCGCGAAGTCGTCAT GGCGTTGGACAAGACGATATCCGACATCGAGATGCGCCTGGCTGCGGCTAGAGCCGCCCAGGCGATGAGCCAGGGCATGTCACCGGGCGACTCGGACTCGGAGGGCGACCAGGGAACCGCGCGGCGTAGGATGTCTTTTGTCATGGGCGTTTTCACCACTCTTGCTAACCGGAAGCGGAGAGATTCAATAAGGCAGACGTGGATGCCACAGG GTGATCAGTTGCGAAGATTGGAAGACAAGGGCGTTGTTATCCGTTTTGTTGTTGGACGCAG TGCAAATCCAAACCTGGAAAATGAGGTCGACCATGCAATTGATATGGAGGATGAAGAATACAGTGATATCTTGAGAATT AATCATGTGGAAGGCTATGGAGGGCTCCCTATGAAGGTTCAGATGTTCCTTTCGACTGCTCTTACAATGTGGGACGCTGATTTCTATGTAAAAGCCGACGATAATGTCCATGTCAACATTGGTATGCAAAGATGGGACCCTTTCGCCTTTGATCAACCAAGTATAGTGCTGGTGCATCACACTGTGATTTGGGGGGCTCTTTTCAATACAGGTATCACCAGATCGATTTTGGCGCGACACAGGATGAAACCTCGGGTGTACATTGGCTGCATGAAATCTGGACCTGTTGTTGCTAAGAA TGACTCCAAGTATTATGAGCCAGACCATTGGAAGTTTGGGACTGAGGGTAACAACTACTTTAGGCATGCAACACGTCAGTTGTATGCTGTAACCAGGGATTTAGCAACTTACATATCAGCAAACCG GCATATCCTGCACAAGTATTCAAATGAAGATGTATCATTTGGCTCTTGGTTGATCGGGTTGGAAGTTGAGCATGTTGATGAGAGAAGCCTTTGCTGTGGTACTCCCCCAG ACTGCGAATGGAAAGGGCAGGCCGGGAACCCATGTGCGGCGTCCTTCGACTGGAACTGCACTGGCATCTGCAATCCGGTGGAGAGGATGACAGAGGTACACCGACGATGTTGGGAAGGCCTTGGAGCCGAAGGGCACGCACAGTCTTTGACTTTTGACAGCCAATAG
- the LOC100192541 gene encoding Beta-1,6-galactosyltransferase GALT31A isoform 1 (isoform 1 is encoded by transcript variant 1), which produces MMAAAALRPHKSSPARVPTRCVAALCAACFLVGVGVVNRYWPVPEPHPGCPDKAGPDHSRAVLNQASQTREVVMALDKTISDIEMRLAAARAAQAMSQGMSPGDSDSEGDQGTARRRMSFVMGVFTTLANRKRRDSIRQTWMPQGDQLRRLEDKGVVIRFVVGRSANPNLENEVDHAIDMEDEEYSDILRINHVEGYGGLPMKVQMFLSTALTMWDADFYVKADDNVHVNIGITRSILARHRMKPRVYIGCMKSGPVVAKNDSKYYEPDHWKFGTEGNNYFRHATRQLYAVTRDLATYISANRHILHKYSNEDVSFGSWLIGLEVEHVDERSLCCGTPPDCEWKGQAGNPCAASFDWNCTGICNPVERMTEVHRRCWEGLGAEGHAQSLTFDSQ; this is translated from the exons ATGATGGCCGCGGCGGCGCTGAGGCCGCACAAGTCTTCGCCGGCGCGGGTGCCCACGCGGTGCGTGGCCGCGCTCTGCGCCGCCTGCTTCCtcgtcggcgtcggcgtcgtcAACAG GTACTGGCCTGTTCCTGAGCCTCATCCCGGTTGCCCAGACAAG GCTGGCCCTGACCACTCGAGGGCCGTGTTGAACCAAGCGTCACAGACTCGCGAAGTCGTCAT GGCGTTGGACAAGACGATATCCGACATCGAGATGCGCCTGGCTGCGGCTAGAGCCGCCCAGGCGATGAGCCAGGGCATGTCACCGGGCGACTCGGACTCGGAGGGCGACCAGGGAACCGCGCGGCGTAGGATGTCTTTTGTCATGGGCGTTTTCACCACTCTTGCTAACCGGAAGCGGAGAGATTCAATAAGGCAGACGTGGATGCCACAGG GTGATCAGTTGCGAAGATTGGAAGACAAGGGCGTTGTTATCCGTTTTGTTGTTGGACGCAG TGCAAATCCAAACCTGGAAAATGAGGTCGACCATGCAATTGATATGGAGGATGAAGAATACAGTGATATCTTGAGAATT AATCATGTGGAAGGCTATGGAGGGCTCCCTATGAAGGTTCAGATGTTCCTTTCGACTGCTCTTACAATGTGGGACGCTGATTTCTATGTAAAAGCCGACGATAATGTCCATGTCAACATTG GTATCACCAGATCGATTTTGGCGCGACACAGGATGAAACCTCGGGTGTACATTGGCTGCATGAAATCTGGACCTGTTGTTGCTAAGAA TGACTCCAAGTATTATGAGCCAGACCATTGGAAGTTTGGGACTGAGGGTAACAACTACTTTAGGCATGCAACACGTCAGTTGTATGCTGTAACCAGGGATTTAGCAACTTACATATCAGCAAACCG GCATATCCTGCACAAGTATTCAAATGAAGATGTATCATTTGGCTCTTGGTTGATCGGGTTGGAAGTTGAGCATGTTGATGAGAGAAGCCTTTGCTGTGGTACTCCCCCAG ACTGCGAATGGAAAGGGCAGGCCGGGAACCCATGTGCGGCGTCCTTCGACTGGAACTGCACTGGCATCTGCAATCCGGTGGAGAGGATGACAGAGGTACACCGACGATGTTGGGAAGGCCTTGGAGCCGAAGGGCACGCACAGTCTTTGACTTTTGACAGCCAATAG
- the LOC100192541 gene encoding beta-1,6-galactosyltransferase GALT31A isoform X2 yields the protein MALDKTISDIEMRLAAARAAQAMSQGMSPGDSDSEGDQGTARRRMSFVMGVFTTLANRKRRDSIRQTWMPQGDQLRRLEDKGVVIRFVVGRSANPNLENEVDHAIDMEDEEYSDILRINHVEGYGGLPMKVQMFLSTALTMWDADFYVKADDNVHVNIGMQRWDPFAFDQPSIVLVHHTVIWGALFNTGITRSILARHRMKPRVYIGCMKSGPVVAKNDSKYYEPDHWKFGTEGNNYFRHATRQLYAVTRDLATYISANRHILHKYSNEDVSFGSWLIGLEVEHVDERSLCCGTPPDCEWKGQAGNPCAASFDWNCTGICNPVERMTEVHRRCWEGLGAEGHAQSLTFDSQ from the exons AT GGCGTTGGACAAGACGATATCCGACATCGAGATGCGCCTGGCTGCGGCTAGAGCCGCCCAGGCGATGAGCCAGGGCATGTCACCGGGCGACTCGGACTCGGAGGGCGACCAGGGAACCGCGCGGCGTAGGATGTCTTTTGTCATGGGCGTTTTCACCACTCTTGCTAACCGGAAGCGGAGAGATTCAATAAGGCAGACGTGGATGCCACAGG GTGATCAGTTGCGAAGATTGGAAGACAAGGGCGTTGTTATCCGTTTTGTTGTTGGACGCAG TGCAAATCCAAACCTGGAAAATGAGGTCGACCATGCAATTGATATGGAGGATGAAGAATACAGTGATATCTTGAGAATT AATCATGTGGAAGGCTATGGAGGGCTCCCTATGAAGGTTCAGATGTTCCTTTCGACTGCTCTTACAATGTGGGACGCTGATTTCTATGTAAAAGCCGACGATAATGTCCATGTCAACATTGGTATGCAAAGATGGGACCCTTTCGCCTTTGATCAACCAAGTATAGTGCTGGTGCATCACACTGTGATTTGGGGGGCTCTTTTCAATACAGGTATCACCAGATCGATTTTGGCGCGACACAGGATGAAACCTCGGGTGTACATTGGCTGCATGAAATCTGGACCTGTTGTTGCTAAGAA TGACTCCAAGTATTATGAGCCAGACCATTGGAAGTTTGGGACTGAGGGTAACAACTACTTTAGGCATGCAACACGTCAGTTGTATGCTGTAACCAGGGATTTAGCAACTTACATATCAGCAAACCG GCATATCCTGCACAAGTATTCAAATGAAGATGTATCATTTGGCTCTTGGTTGATCGGGTTGGAAGTTGAGCATGTTGATGAGAGAAGCCTTTGCTGTGGTACTCCCCCAG ACTGCGAATGGAAAGGGCAGGCCGGGAACCCATGTGCGGCGTCCTTCGACTGGAACTGCACTGGCATCTGCAATCCGGTGGAGAGGATGACAGAGGTACACCGACGATGTTGGGAAGGCCTTGGAGCCGAAGGGCACGCACAGTCTTTGACTTTTGACAGCCAATAG